One window of Esox lucius isolate fEsoLuc1 chromosome 25, fEsoLuc1.pri, whole genome shotgun sequence genomic DNA carries:
- the LOC105024510 gene encoding hepatic lectin isoform X1, with protein MSAEFYELDRNIIGKNIDCPVYANVGDNKPKPGRVVSQHSASVSRQWWKRPSGVAAVCLGLLCLLLLAGIIGLFVYYRVCKYFTERDKLQTSYNNVTEERDQLQTRYKTLTEERDNLQSERDKLQSERESFLLVKVFGNSNYYVSMEQKNWEYAKLDCLKRGAQLVIINNQEEQEFLISLKIRTWIGLSDIETEGTWRWVDGTPLTTEYWGGKEPNNAGEGEDCAEIYQCNTDPVKKWNDISCTFQLNWICEKPID; from the exons ATGTCAGCGGAATTCTACGAACTTGACAGGAATATAATTGGTAAAAACATTGATTGCCCAGTTTATGCCAATGTAGGAGACAACAAGCCCAAACCAGGTAGGGTTGTCAGTCAACATTCAG CATCAGTGTCTCGTCAGTGGTGGAAAAGACCTTCTGGAgttgctgcagtgtgtctggGACTGCTGTGTCTTCTGCTACTGGCTGGGATCATAGGACTGTTTGTCTACT ACAGAGTCTGTAAATACTTCACAGAACGAGACAAACTACAGACTAGCTATAACAACgtgactgaagagagagaccagctacagactagATACAAAACcctgactgaagagagagacaatctccagagcgagagagacaaactacagagtgagagagagagcttttTACTTG tgAAAGTGTTTGGCAACAGCAACTATTACGTCTCCATGGAACAAAAGAACTGGGAATATGCAAAACTGGACTGTCTGAAGCGAGGGGCACAGCTAGTCATCATAAACAACCAAGAGGAACAG GAATTCctaatttcattaaaaatacGTACTTGGATCGGTCTGTCTGACATAGAGACTGAGGGGACCTGGAGATGGGTGGATGGCACACCTCTGACTACAGA GTACTGGGGAGGAAAAGAGCCTAATAATGCTGGTGAAGGGGAGGACTGTGCCGAGATTTATCAGTGCAATACTGATCCTGTAAAGAAATGGAATGACATTTCATGTACCTTTCAACTTAACTGGATTTGTGAAAAACCCATTGATTAA
- the LOC105024510 gene encoding CD209 antigen-like protein E isoform X2 has translation MSAEFYELDRNIIGKNIDCPVYANVGDNKPKPASVSRQWWKRPSGVAAVCLGLLCLLLLAGIIGLFVYYRVCKYFTERDKLQTSYNNVTEERDQLQTRYKTLTEERDNLQSERDKLQSERESFLLVKVFGNSNYYVSMEQKNWEYAKLDCLKRGAQLVIINNQEEQEFLISLKIRTWIGLSDIETEGTWRWVDGTPLTTEYWGATQPDNGGGTVGEEDCAEFASWYSDPVKKWNNLSCTSKLNWICETIID, from the exons ATGTCAGCGGAATTCTACGAACTTGACAGGAATATAATTGGTAAAAACATTGATTGCCCAGTTTATGCCAATGTAGGAGACAACAAGCCCAAACCAG CATCAGTGTCTCGTCAGTGGTGGAAAAGACCTTCTGGAgttgctgcagtgtgtctggGACTGCTGTGTCTTCTGCTACTGGCTGGGATCATAGGACTGTTTGTCTACT ACAGAGTCTGTAAATACTTCACAGAACGAGACAAACTACAGACTAGCTATAACAACgtgactgaagagagagaccagctacagactagATACAAAACcctgactgaagagagagacaatctccagagcgagagagacaaactacagagtgagagagagagcttttTACTTG tgAAAGTGTTTGGCAACAGCAACTATTACGTCTCCATGGAACAAAAGAACTGGGAATATGCAAAACTGGACTGTCTGAAGCGAGGGGCACAGCTAGTCATCATAAACAACCAAGAGGAACAG GAATTCctaatttcattaaaaatacGTACTTGGATCGGTCTGTCTGACATAGAGACTGAGGGGACCTGGAGATGGGTGGATGGCACACCTCTGACTACAGA GTACTGGGGAGCAACACAGCCTGATAATGGTGGTGGTACTGTAGGAGAGGAGGACTGTGCTGAGTTTGCTAGTTGGTATAGTGATCCTGTAAAGAAATGGAATAACCTTTCATGTACCAGTAAACTTAACTGGATTTGTGAAACAATCATTGATTAA
- the LOC105024510 gene encoding hepatic lectin isoform X3, with protein sequence MSAEFYELDRNIIGKNIDCPVYANVGDNKPKPASVSRQWWKRPSGVAAVCLGLLCLLLLAGIIGLFVYYRVCKYFTERDKLQTSYNNVTEERDQLQTRYKTLTEERDNLQSERDKLQSERESFLLVKVFGNSNYYVSMEQKNWEYAKLDCLKRGAQLVIINNQEEQEFLISLKIRTWIGLSDIETEGTWRWVDGTPLTTEYWGGKEPNNAGEGEDCAEIYQCNTDPVKKWNDISCTFQLNWICEKPID encoded by the exons ATGTCAGCGGAATTCTACGAACTTGACAGGAATATAATTGGTAAAAACATTGATTGCCCAGTTTATGCCAATGTAGGAGACAACAAGCCCAAACCAG CATCAGTGTCTCGTCAGTGGTGGAAAAGACCTTCTGGAgttgctgcagtgtgtctggGACTGCTGTGTCTTCTGCTACTGGCTGGGATCATAGGACTGTTTGTCTACT ACAGAGTCTGTAAATACTTCACAGAACGAGACAAACTACAGACTAGCTATAACAACgtgactgaagagagagaccagctacagactagATACAAAACcctgactgaagagagagacaatctccagagcgagagagacaaactacagagtgagagagagagcttttTACTTG tgAAAGTGTTTGGCAACAGCAACTATTACGTCTCCATGGAACAAAAGAACTGGGAATATGCAAAACTGGACTGTCTGAAGCGAGGGGCACAGCTAGTCATCATAAACAACCAAGAGGAACAG GAATTCctaatttcattaaaaatacGTACTTGGATCGGTCTGTCTGACATAGAGACTGAGGGGACCTGGAGATGGGTGGATGGCACACCTCTGACTACAGA GTACTGGGGAGGAAAAGAGCCTAATAATGCTGGTGAAGGGGAGGACTGTGCCGAGATTTATCAGTGCAATACTGATCCTGTAAAGAAATGGAATGACATTTCATGTACCTTTCAACTTAACTGGATTTGTGAAAAACCCATTGATTAA